One region of Eupeodes corollae chromosome 1, idEupCoro1.1, whole genome shotgun sequence genomic DNA includes:
- the LOC129951424 gene encoding uncharacterized protein LOC129951424, with the protein MAEVLRKCKIIIWDNCSMAHKHSLEALDRSLKDIKNNARLFGGAILLLSGDFRQTLPVIPRATYADEINGCLKESYLLPSVTKLCLTINMRVPLQNDPLASGFSEQLLDSGNGKIQFYEDTQYTRLPENFCNQR; encoded by the coding sequence ATggctgaagttttgagaaaatgtaaaattattatctgggaTAATTGTTCAATGGCCCACAAGCATTCGCTTGAAGCTCTCGACAGGTCcctgaaagatatcaaaaataatgctcGGCTTTTCGGTGGTGCCATACTGCTGCTGtctggtgatttcagacaaacattaCCAGTCATTCCACGCGCGACATATGCAGACGAAATAAACGGATGTTTGAAAGAATCGTATCTATTGCCAAGTGTCACTAAATTATGCCTTACTATTAATATGCGCGTTCCACTTCAAAACGATCCATTAGCGTCAGGATTCTCTGAACAATTGTTAGACAGTGGCAACGGTAAAATTCAATTCTATGAAGATACACAATATACTCGACTTCCAGAGAATTTTTGCAACCAAAGATGA